The following are encoded in a window of Pyrenophora tritici-repentis strain M4 chromosome 6, whole genome shotgun sequence genomic DNA:
- a CDS encoding CN-hydrolase domain containing protein, which yields MASLLKKSLKLALIQLASGPDKSANLLSARQKVLDASKAGAKLVVLPECFNSPYGTKYFDKYAETLLPSPPSESQSQTFHALSKLAQEAGVYLVGGSIPERDDKDEKKLYNTSLTFAPSGELLATHRKVHLFDIDIAGKITFRESEVLSPGNKITLVDLPEYGKIAVAICYDIRFPELGMIAARKGAFLLLYPGAFNLTTGALHWELLARARATDNQVYVGLCSPARDMQAEYNAWGHSMVVDPNAVVVEQLDEKEGVLLQELEAGKIEETRKGVPLYGQRRFDE from the exons ATGGCATCACTCCTCAAGAAATCACTAAAGCTTGCGCTCATCCAACTCGCCTCCGGGCCCGACAAGAGCGCAAACCTCCTCTCGGCGCGTCAAAAAGTTCTCGACGCCTCAAAAGCGGGCGCAAAACTCGTCGTCCTGCCCGAATGTTTCAACTCGCCCTACGGAACAAAGTACTTTGACAAGTACGCCGAAACACTCCTACCGTCTCCTCCCTCGGAATCGCAATCGCAGACATTCCATGCGCTTAGCAAATTGGCACAAGAGGCGGGCGTATATCTTGTTGGAGGCAGCATACCAGAAAGAGACGACAAGGACGAGAAGAAACTGTACAACACAAGTCTGACGTTTGCGCCGAGCGGCGAATTGCTGGCTACACATCGAAAGGTGCATCTATTCGACATTGACATAGCGGGGAAAATCACGTTTAGGGAGAGCGAGGTGCTGTCGCCGGGGAACAAGATCACATTGGTGGATTTACCAGAGTATGGAAAGATTGCAGTTGCGATATGTTACGACATAAGGTTTCCGGAACTTGGCATGATCGCGGCGAGAAAGGGCGCGTTTCTGCTGCTGTACCCGGGCGCTTTCAACCTCACGACTGGCGCATTACACTGGGAGTTGCTGGCGAGGGCTAGGGCGACGGATAACCAGGTCTACGTTGGACTGTGTAGTCCCGCAAGAGACATGCAGGCCGAGTACAATGCGTGGGGACACAGCATGGTAGTGGATCCGAAcgcggtggtggtggagcAGCTAGATGAGAAGGAGGGTGTGTTGTTGCAAGAGCTGGAGGCAGGCAAGATTGAGGAGACGAGGAAGGGCGTGCCGCTGTATGGACAGAGACGGTTCGAT GAATAG